Proteins encoded by one window of Listeria cossartiae subsp. cossartiae:
- a CDS encoding FtsW/RodA/SpoVE family cell cycle protein: MRAGRVLFITYLLLAVWSLLLVYSTSYGVAIMRYKVEPGYFFNRQFLFYGLGFVGLLVCSRINVQLFYRRWTLRILAGSLVGLLILVLLTGSAANNAQRWLSIAGVTFQPTETVKLLLILVIATVFLKKGCGVRVQYWLLGFLFLTVGLVFLQPDLGTALILGVIGVALFLTSGVGLTRLVRVAIWVFGLLLLAATLIYFFHPAFFSSAKLDRFAFLDPFNLNNLDASYQLRNGYYAIGSGGVFGNGLGESVQKLGYLPEPHTDFIMTVVAEELGVFGVIWTILLLMLLSFTALYIAIHSQFIFDSMVCIGVATWISVQMFLNLGGVSGIIPLTGVPLPFISYGGSSVVMLSCAVGFVLAAARRNKSREVVYL, from the coding sequence ATGCGGGCAGGACGTGTGCTCTTTATAACGTATTTGCTTTTGGCGGTTTGGAGTTTGCTGCTCGTTTATAGCACGAGTTACGGGGTTGCCATCATGCGTTACAAAGTGGAGCCGGGATACTTTTTTAATAGGCAGTTCCTTTTTTACGGGCTGGGGTTTGTCGGATTGCTTGTTTGTTCGCGTATTAATGTGCAACTATTTTATCGACGGTGGACGTTGCGCATTTTGGCAGGAAGTTTGGTTGGCTTGTTAATTCTAGTGCTTTTAACGGGCAGTGCGGCGAATAATGCGCAAAGGTGGCTATCTATCGCAGGTGTGACTTTCCAACCAACAGAAACGGTCAAATTGCTACTAATATTAGTAATTGCAACAGTTTTCTTGAAAAAAGGTTGTGGGGTGCGTGTACAATATTGGTTGCTTGGGTTTCTATTTTTAACGGTTGGTCTTGTCTTCTTACAGCCGGATTTAGGGACGGCGCTGATTTTAGGTGTCATTGGGGTCGCTTTGTTTTTAACGAGCGGAGTCGGCCTGACGCGCCTTGTCCGGGTGGCAATTTGGGTATTTGGTCTTTTATTACTTGCAGCTACTCTGATTTATTTCTTTCACCCTGCCTTTTTTAGTTCAGCAAAATTGGACCGGTTCGCTTTTCTGGATCCATTTAATCTTAATAATTTAGATGCTTCTTATCAACTTAGGAATGGTTATTACGCGATTGGAAGTGGCGGGGTTTTTGGAAATGGACTTGGTGAGAGTGTGCAAAAATTAGGCTATTTGCCGGAGCCGCATACGGATTTTATTATGACGGTGGTTGCGGAAGAGCTGGGTGTTTTCGGTGTTATTTGGACGATTTTGTTATTAATGTTGCTTAGTTTTACGGCACTTTATATTGCTATTCATAGTCAGTTTATTTTTGATTCGATGGTTTGTATTGGGGTGGCTACTTGGATTTCGGTGCAGATGTTTTTGAATCTTGGTGGTGTGAGTGGGATTATTCCGCTTACAGGGGTGCCGCTGCCATTTATTAGTTATGGTGGAAGTTCGGTCGTGATGCTGTCGTGTGCGGTAGGTTTTGTGCTGGCAGCGGCAAGGCGGAATAAATCGAGAGAGGTCGTGTATTTATGA
- a CDS encoding FtsW/RodA/SpoVE family cell cycle protein translates to MKRDVLYNRIILSVFLLSLVSCVAIYFAQKTNQYDTNFLGMQLVFLAIGALTCYGVSRLPVEFLRHHAIWLYAIMVITLLGILIPNPLVQNINGATRWYRFAGLSFQPSEVVKSIFIFVLAHFAVKYQAQKWKQLGILAVLTGIVLLLIMKQPDLGTTIVYGVTALAIILLAIRSTKLMVGIITLILTTATVGMYVIVYHISLLEKIGFHAYQFSRIQTWLDPTTDPDAVYQLNLSMKAVGSGMLTGSSGTNAYIPESHTDMIFSTIGHQFGFVGVSLLLILFMLLIHQLIMAALLMKNTFSSLVLAGFAVSFAFNIFENIGMTVGLMPLTGIPLPFISYGGSAVLGNFIAVGVVLAIIRSDANLIEEKNQLS, encoded by the coding sequence ATGAAACGGGATGTGCTTTATAACCGGATTATTTTATCGGTATTTTTATTATCTTTAGTTAGTTGTGTGGCGATTTATTTTGCACAGAAGACGAACCAGTACGATACGAATTTTTTAGGAATGCAATTGGTGTTTTTAGCGATTGGGGCGCTGACTTGTTATGGTGTTTCGCGACTTCCGGTAGAGTTTTTACGCCATCATGCGATTTGGCTTTACGCAATTATGGTAATCACGCTACTCGGGATACTCATTCCAAACCCTTTAGTGCAAAATATTAACGGGGCAACGCGGTGGTATCGGTTTGCGGGGCTATCTTTTCAACCGTCAGAAGTAGTGAAATCGATTTTTATTTTTGTGTTGGCGCATTTTGCAGTGAAATATCAAGCGCAAAAATGGAAGCAATTGGGAATTTTAGCTGTGCTCACGGGCATTGTATTGCTATTAATTATGAAGCAGCCAGACCTTGGGACGACTATTGTTTATGGGGTTACGGCGCTGGCGATTATTTTGCTGGCAATCAGGTCGACGAAGCTGATGGTCGGGATTATTACGTTGATTTTAACGACGGCGACGGTAGGAATGTATGTCATTGTGTATCATATTAGTTTGCTGGAGAAGATTGGTTTTCATGCGTATCAGTTTTCGCGGATTCAGACGTGGCTTGATCCGACGACTGATCCGGATGCGGTGTATCAACTTAATTTATCAATGAAGGCGGTTGGTTCGGGGATGTTGACGGGGAGTTCAGGGACCAATGCGTATATTCCTGAAAGTCATACAGATATGATTTTTAGTACTATTGGACATCAGTTTGGCTTTGTTGGTGTAAGTTTGCTACTGATTTTGTTTATGCTTCTTATTCACCAATTAATTATGGCGGCACTTTTAATGAAGAATACTTTTTCTTCGCTTGTTTTAGCAGGCTTTGCGGTAAGTTTTGCGTTTAATATTTTTGAGAATATTGGTATGACTGTGGGGCTTATGCCGCTGACGGGGATTCCGCTGCCTTTTATTAGTTATGGTGGGAGCGCTGTGCTTGGGAATTTTATTGCGGTTGGTGTTGTGCTAGCGATTATCCGATCAGATGCTAATTTAATAGAAGAAAAAAACCAGCTGTCATGA
- a CDS encoding PTS lactose/cellobiose transporter subunit IIA, which yields MDLEQTIMSLIVFGGNAKSDAMLAIDSAKKGDFAQADEQIAQAEQALLEAHHSQTKLIQGEARGEKTEVSLLLVHAQDHLMNAITFKDLAKEIVDLYKNK from the coding sequence ATGGATTTAGAGCAAACTATTATGAGCTTGATCGTGTTCGGTGGTAACGCTAAAAGTGATGCTATGTTAGCCATTGATTCCGCTAAAAAAGGGGATTTCGCTCAAGCAGACGAACAAATCGCCCAAGCAGAACAAGCACTACTTGAAGCGCATCATTCTCAAACAAAACTTATACAAGGTGAAGCACGTGGCGAAAAAACAGAAGTTTCCCTTCTACTCGTTCACGCACAAGACCACTTAATGAATGCAATTACTTTCAAAGATTTAGCGAAAGAAATTGTTGACCTTTATAAGAATAAATAA
- a CDS encoding PTS sugar transporter subunit IIC gives MNGFIAFMEKYFIPYAAKIGGQRHLVAIRDGFITTMPLMILGSFAVLINNFPIAAYQKFMNNLFGEGTWQAFGGNVWNGTFAILALLVAFTVAYNLAKSYDKDPISSAVVSVATFFTIGAIAPGADGIANTGGLGSTGLFLALIIAILSTEIFTRLSGSPKLIISMPDGVPPAVSRSFAALFPAMITVSIFGLITAFFQAAGVTNLVISFYELVQEPFMGLANSLPAALLLAFVSAFLWFFGLHGANIIDPFMQTINIPAITANQDALKAGKELPYIVNKPFFDSFVNLGGTGATIGLIIAIFIVARKHKAYMTVSKLSAAPGLFNINEPMMFGLPIVLNPIMFIPYILAPLVLVTVAYFATAIGWVPACTIVTPWTTPPIIGGALATQSIAGGVLAAVNLGLSILIFLPFAKIAQIQELRREKEALAAEGVTAE, from the coding sequence ATGAATGGTTTTATCGCATTTATGGAGAAATATTTCATTCCCTACGCTGCCAAAATTGGTGGGCAACGTCATTTAGTAGCAATTCGTGATGGTTTCATCACAACTATGCCACTAATGATTCTAGGGTCTTTCGCCGTTTTAATTAACAACTTCCCAATTGCAGCTTACCAAAAATTCATGAATAACTTATTTGGTGAAGGAACTTGGCAAGCATTCGGCGGAAACGTTTGGAACGGTACTTTTGCTATCTTAGCATTACTCGTTGCATTCACAGTAGCTTATAACTTAGCTAAATCTTATGACAAAGATCCTATTTCTTCCGCAGTAGTTTCTGTTGCAACTTTCTTCACTATCGGCGCAATTGCTCCTGGTGCAGACGGTATTGCAAACACTGGTGGTCTTGGATCAACTGGTCTTTTCTTAGCTTTAATTATCGCTATTCTTTCAACAGAAATCTTCACTCGCTTAAGTGGTAGCCCGAAATTAATTATCTCAATGCCTGATGGTGTTCCACCGGCAGTTTCTCGTTCATTCGCAGCTTTATTCCCTGCAATGATCACTGTTTCTATCTTTGGTCTTATCACTGCGTTCTTCCAAGCAGCTGGTGTGACTAACTTAGTAATTTCTTTCTACGAATTAGTACAAGAACCGTTCATGGGTCTTGCAAACTCCTTGCCAGCAGCATTACTACTAGCATTCGTTTCTGCTTTCCTTTGGTTCTTTGGTTTACATGGTGCGAACATTATCGACCCGTTCATGCAAACAATCAATATCCCAGCTATTACTGCTAACCAAGATGCATTAAAAGCTGGTAAAGAACTTCCTTACATCGTTAACAAACCTTTCTTTGACTCTTTCGTTAACTTAGGCGGAACTGGGGCAACTATCGGTTTAATCATTGCTATCTTTATCGTAGCTCGTAAACATAAAGCGTACATGACAGTTTCTAAATTGTCTGCAGCGCCAGGTCTTTTCAACATTAACGAACCAATGATGTTTGGTCTTCCAATCGTCTTGAATCCAATTATGTTCATTCCGTACATCTTGGCACCACTTGTACTTGTAACTGTAGCTTACTTTGCAACAGCTATCGGTTGGGTACCAGCTTGTACTATCGTAACTCCTTGGACTACACCACCAATTATCGGTGGAGCACTTGCAACACAAAGTATCGCAGGTGGCGTACTTGCAGCTGTAAACTTAGGTCTATCTATCCTAATCTTCCTTCCATTCGCGAAAATTGCTCAAATCCAAGAGCTACGTCGTGAAAAAGAAGCACTTGCTGCTGAAGGCGTTACTGCTGAATAA
- a CDS encoding PTS sugar transporter subunit IIB: MKTIMLVCSAGMSTSLLVTKMEKAAEEQGLEAKIFAVAEAEAANHLDEIDVLLLGPQVRFLEGNMKKKLEPKGIPLAVINSVDYGMMKGDKVLEQALDLMK; this comes from the coding sequence ATGAAAACAATCATGTTAGTATGTTCAGCAGGTATGTCTACCAGCTTACTAGTTACAAAAATGGAAAAAGCAGCTGAAGAACAAGGCCTTGAAGCAAAAATCTTCGCAGTTGCCGAAGCAGAAGCAGCTAACCATTTAGACGAAATCGATGTTTTATTACTTGGACCACAAGTACGTTTCTTAGAAGGAAACATGAAGAAAAAATTAGAGCCAAAAGGTATTCCGCTAGCTGTTATTAACAGTGTTGATTACGGAATGATGAAAGGCGACAAAGTTTTAGAACAAGCATTAGATTTAATGAAGTAA
- a CDS encoding potassium-transporting ATPase subunit F, which translates to MGVVLVVAGIIGLALLVYLFYVLFRGEDL; encoded by the coding sequence ATGGGTGTTGTTCTAGTAGTTGCTGGAATCATCGGTTTAGCTTTGTTGGTGTATTTATTTTATGTGTTGTTTAGAGGTGAGGATCTATGA